The following coding sequences are from one Ancylobacter sp. TS-1 window:
- a CDS encoding substrate-binding protein — MSLSLMRLSRRRLLLAGTVAAGLLAGPALAADTITIGIPVGLSGANSVVAPSVVQSAELAVEEINAKGGILGKKVVLEVADDASGAAGAQKAFDSLIFQKKVDALISMETSAARNAGLPIVNRGKVPYIYTSFYEGRSCSPFMYVNAWVPDQQVAPIVDFFKEKGAKTYFLIGSDYAFGRGMLAFTKEYIEKTGGKIVGDEYAPMDATDWTAILSKVKAANPDAIITSTAGGAPNVTLTKQLRAAGIKSLYGNLAVDEGTAKSMGPDAEGIYIAGSYFTNIDTPANKAFLAAMEKKFGKDLKTPNDLSVPEYEAVYAYKAAVEKAGTTDAAKVIPALAEVTVDGPRGAITMNKQRHAPLTMYLGQVKGDGSVGIISTFKNVDPGEQCPKLK, encoded by the coding sequence ATGTCCCTGTCCCTGATGCGTCTTTCACGCCGCCGGCTGCTTCTGGCCGGTACCGTCGCCGCCGGCCTGCTGGCCGGCCCGGCCCTTGCCGCCGACACCATCACCATCGGCATCCCGGTCGGCCTGTCCGGCGCCAACTCCGTCGTCGCCCCCTCGGTGGTGCAGTCGGCCGAACTCGCCGTCGAGGAGATCAACGCCAAGGGCGGCATCCTCGGCAAGAAGGTCGTCCTCGAAGTCGCCGACGACGCCTCCGGCGCCGCTGGCGCGCAGAAGGCCTTCGATTCGCTGATCTTCCAGAAGAAGGTCGACGCGCTGATCTCCATGGAGACTTCGGCCGCCCGCAATGCCGGCCTGCCGATCGTCAACCGCGGCAAGGTCCCCTACATCTACACCTCGTTCTACGAGGGCCGCTCCTGCTCGCCCTTCATGTATGTCAACGCCTGGGTGCCCGACCAGCAGGTCGCCCCCATCGTCGACTTCTTCAAGGAGAAGGGCGCCAAGACCTACTTCCTGATCGGCTCGGACTACGCCTTCGGTCGCGGCATGCTCGCCTTCACCAAGGAGTACATCGAGAAGACCGGCGGCAAGATCGTTGGCGACGAATACGCCCCGATGGACGCCACCGACTGGACCGCCATCCTCTCCAAGGTGAAGGCGGCCAATCCCGACGCCATCATCACCTCCACCGCCGGCGGCGCGCCGAATGTGACGCTCACCAAGCAGCTGCGCGCGGCGGGCATCAAGTCGCTCTACGGCAACCTCGCCGTGGATGAGGGCACGGCCAAGTCCATGGGCCCGGATGCCGAGGGCATCTACATCGCCGGCTCCTACTTCACCAATATCGACACCCCGGCCAACAAGGCCTTCCTGGCCGCGATGGAAAAGAAGTTCGGCAAGGACCTGAAGACCCCGAACGACCTCTCCGTGCCGGAATACGAGGCCGTCTACGCCTACAAGGCGGCGGTGGAGAAGGCCGGCACGACCGACGCCGCCAAGGTGATCCCGGCGCTGGCCGAGGTGACGGTGGACGGGCCGCGCGGCGCCATCACCATGAACAAGCAGCGCCACGCGCCGCTGACCATGTATCTCGGTCAGGTCAAGGGCGACGGCTCGGTCGGCATCATCTCCACCTTCAAGAATGTCGATCCCGGCGAGCAGTGCCCCAAGCTGAAGTGA
- a CDS encoding ANTAR domain-containing response regulator: MNASVIQNLRNMRVAVVHPRDQDGDDLVRQLQRIGCQVQVVWPPPTQLPLPLDAVFFLLDRDTKSSMPWRMADLSIAHIAIVDYENPTVLKALLDSSAHGVLVRPIRASGVLSNLVLALSMRGYESRLLAKIAKLEDTLRTRRDVEKATRLLMGLRNISEDEAYQFIRKQATARRVPIGTVAGSIINAQAMLAELGREGDGER, encoded by the coding sequence GTGAACGCGTCGGTCATCCAGAACCTGCGCAACATGCGCGTCGCCGTCGTGCATCCGCGCGACCAGGACGGCGACGACCTCGTGCGCCAGCTCCAGCGCATCGGTTGCCAGGTACAGGTCGTCTGGCCACCCCCGACGCAGCTTCCGCTGCCGCTCGACGCGGTGTTCTTCCTGCTCGACCGCGACACGAAAAGCTCGATGCCGTGGCGCATGGCGGATCTCAGCATCGCCCACATCGCCATCGTCGACTACGAGAACCCGACCGTCCTGAAGGCTCTGCTCGATTCGAGCGCGCATGGCGTGCTGGTGCGCCCGATCCGGGCCTCGGGCGTGCTGTCGAACCTCGTGCTGGCGCTGTCCATGCGCGGCTACGAGAGCCGGCTGCTCGCCAAGATCGCCAAGCTGGAGGACACGCTGCGCACCCGCCGCGACGTCGAGAAGGCGACCCGGCTGCTGATGGGCCTGCGCAACATCAGCGAGGACGAGGCCTACCAGTTCATCCGCAAGCAGGCGACCGCGCGGCGTGTGCCGATCGGCACCGTCGCCGGCTCCATCATCAACGCGCAGGCCATGCTGGCCGAGCTCGGCCGCGAGGGCGACGGCGAGCGCTGA
- a CDS encoding YncE family protein — protein sequence MTPAWRWRARRWRKTLAALLLLAAAPAEAQEAPEIVAVVSQQAGIVTLIDAGAATILATVAVPRVPAALAASADGKRLYVTHPDLGLVSRLDVAGRRVETSFPVGREPFGIAVIEDGRALLVSDWSADALIRVDAVDGRETGRVAIGRAPAGLVVDLAAGRAYVADRESDQISVVDIATLTRLATVPTGRAPFALALSPDGRELYVANVQSNDLSIIDTVALRETARLRIGLMPYGVAVTADGARVAVTNQQSGKLALLDRAAGTVGTERRVGDYPEGVVVTPKGRLVVANWADDSLCVAGIGAASPCTSRLPVAAGPRNLVLLPARAPAPP from the coding sequence GTGACCCCCGCTTGGCGGTGGCGGGCGCGGCGGTGGCGGAAGACGCTTGCCGCCCTTCTCCTGCTGGCCGCCGCCCCGGCCGAGGCGCAGGAGGCGCCCGAGATCGTGGCGGTGGTCTCCCAGCAGGCCGGCATCGTCACGCTCATTGATGCCGGCGCGGCGACGATCCTCGCCACTGTCGCCGTGCCACGCGTGCCGGCCGCCCTCGCCGCCTCGGCGGACGGGAAGCGCCTCTATGTGACGCATCCCGACCTCGGCCTGGTGAGCCGGCTCGATGTGGCGGGCCGCCGCGTCGAGACGAGCTTTCCGGTCGGCCGCGAGCCGTTCGGCATCGCCGTCATCGAGGACGGGCGCGCGCTCCTCGTCAGCGACTGGAGCGCCGACGCGCTGATCCGCGTCGATGCCGTCGACGGGCGCGAGACGGGCCGCGTCGCCATCGGCCGCGCCCCGGCCGGGCTGGTGGTCGATCTTGCGGCAGGCCGCGCCTATGTCGCCGACCGCGAAAGCGACCAGATCAGCGTCGTCGACATCGCCACCCTGACCCGCCTCGCCACCGTGCCCACCGGCCGCGCGCCCTTCGCGCTGGCGCTGTCGCCGGACGGACGGGAGTTGTACGTCGCCAATGTGCAGAGCAACGACCTGTCGATCATCGACACGGTGGCACTGCGCGAGACCGCGCGCCTGCGCATCGGGCTGATGCCCTATGGCGTCGCGGTGACGGCCGACGGCGCGCGGGTGGCGGTGACGAACCAGCAGAGCGGCAAGCTCGCCCTGCTGGACCGCGCCGCCGGCACGGTCGGCACCGAGCGGCGCGTCGGCGACTACCCCGAAGGTGTCGTCGTCACGCCGAAAGGCCGGCTCGTCGTCGCCAACTGGGCCGACGATAGCCTGTGCGTCGCCGGAATCGGCGCGGCATCGCCCTGCACCAGCCGGCTCCCGGTCGCCGCCGGCCCCCGCAATCTCGTCCTCCTGCCGGCGCGCGCGCCCGCCCCGCCCTGA
- a CDS encoding vWA domain-containing protein codes for MSRFAARPPAQDAAGRGPLIPARDWRFWLLTAALLAVLAALVAPRVAVTRPTRDILLVVDVTGSMNVRDAFLDGRPATRLAAARQGARELLAALPCRSRVGLGIFTERRTFLLFEPAELCGNFAAIEGAIDSLDWRMAWEGDSYVARGVHSGLAIATDLDADLVFMTDGHEAPPLAGGALPPFDGEPGKVAGLLVGIGGAAPAPIPKYDADGREIGFYDEQDVPQENRLGPPPEDAPTRAGWNPRNAPWGGEPAGGTEHLSSMREEHLRALAAQTGLGFAPLDPPAGFLAAVEADTRVRPVETRVETAAVPAALALACLSLLFGIGAFSGRRPERLPAR; via the coding sequence ATGAGCCGGTTCGCGGCCCGCCCCCCCGCGCAGGATGCGGCTGGCCGCGGCCCGCTCATCCCGGCGCGCGACTGGCGTTTCTGGCTGCTGACGGCGGCACTGCTGGCGGTGCTCGCCGCGCTGGTCGCTCCGCGCGTCGCCGTCACCCGCCCCACCCGCGACATCCTCCTCGTGGTGGACGTGACCGGCAGCATGAACGTGCGCGACGCGTTTCTCGACGGCCGGCCGGCGACGCGCCTCGCCGCCGCCCGGCAGGGCGCGCGGGAACTGCTCGCCGCCCTGCCCTGCCGCTCGCGGGTCGGGCTCGGCATCTTCACCGAGCGCCGCACCTTCCTGCTCTTCGAGCCGGCGGAGCTGTGCGGGAACTTCGCCGCCATCGAGGGCGCCATCGATAGTCTCGACTGGCGCATGGCGTGGGAGGGCGACAGCTATGTCGCGCGCGGCGTGCATTCCGGCCTCGCCATCGCCACCGATCTCGACGCCGATCTCGTCTTCATGACCGACGGCCACGAGGCGCCCCCGCTCGCCGGCGGCGCGCTGCCACCCTTCGACGGCGAGCCGGGCAAGGTGGCGGGGCTGCTGGTCGGTATCGGCGGCGCCGCGCCGGCACCGATCCCGAAATACGACGCCGACGGGCGCGAGATCGGCTTCTATGACGAGCAGGACGTGCCGCAGGAGAACCGCCTCGGCCCGCCGCCGGAGGACGCGCCCACACGCGCCGGCTGGAACCCGCGCAACGCGCCCTGGGGCGGCGAACCGGCCGGCGGCACCGAGCATCTGAGCTCGATGCGCGAGGAGCATCTGCGCGCCCTCGCCGCGCAGACCGGGCTCGGCTTCGCCCCGCTCGACCCGCCCGCCGGCTTTCTCGCCGCCGTCGAGGCCGACACGCGCGTGCGGCCGGTCGAGACCCGCGTCGAGACCGCCGCCGTGCCGGCGGCGCTGGCGCTCGCCTGCCTTTCCCTGCTGTTCGGCATCGGCGCCTTTTCCGGTCGCCGGCCCGAGCGGCTTCCTGCCCGATGA
- a CDS encoding methanol dehydrogenase [cytochrome c] subunit codes for MSMIDRSVKFAFALAGAGALALAMAGGASAYDGTNCKAPGNCWEPKPGFPEKVAGSKYDPKHDPKEVNKQSESLKAMEARNAQRIANFKKTGKFVYDVSKIPSAN; via the coding sequence ATGAGCATGATCGATCGCAGCGTGAAGTTCGCCTTTGCCCTCGCCGGCGCGGGGGCTCTCGCCCTCGCCATGGCGGGCGGCGCCAGCGCCTATGACGGCACCAACTGCAAGGCCCCCGGCAATTGCTGGGAACCCAAGCCCGGCTTCCCCGAAAAGGTCGCCGGCTCCAAGTACGATCCCAAGCACGACCCGAAGGAAGTCAACAAGCAGTCCGAGTCGCTCAAGGCGATGGAAGCGCGCAACGCCCAGCGCATCGCGAACTTCAAGAAGACGGGCAAGTTCGTCTACGACGTGAGCAAGATCCCGAGCGCGAACTGA
- a CDS encoding SRPBCC family protein, giving the protein MLRRILLASGLLLASSLAGLLPATAHGPTPQRADESIVVEAPADQVWKLVSSFGGIGDWNPLVKKVAFTGGDAAGAERTLTLAKGEITEGLDEVDPAAKRISYRLLKENVEAIPVSFYTATIEVKPSGGGSEVAWSARFYRADTTNEPPEELNDAAAIAAMTDFIKQGLEGLKAKAGGK; this is encoded by the coding sequence ATGCTTCGACGAATCCTGCTCGCGTCCGGCCTGCTGCTTGCAAGCTCCCTCGCCGGCCTGCTGCCCGCCACCGCACACGGCCCCACGCCCCAGCGCGCGGATGAGAGCATCGTCGTCGAGGCGCCGGCCGATCAGGTGTGGAAGCTGGTGTCGAGCTTCGGCGGCATCGGCGACTGGAACCCGCTGGTGAAGAAGGTCGCGTTTACCGGGGGCGACGCCGCCGGCGCCGAGCGCACCCTTACACTCGCCAAGGGCGAGATCACCGAGGGTCTCGACGAGGTCGACCCCGCCGCCAAACGCATCTCCTACCGGCTGCTGAAGGAGAATGTGGAGGCGATCCCGGTCAGCTTCTACACCGCCACCATCGAGGTGAAGCCGTCCGGCGGCGGCAGCGAGGTCGCCTGGAGCGCGCGCTTCTACCGCGCCGACACCACCAACGAGCCGCCCGAGGAACTGAACGACGCGGCCGCCATCGCCGCGATGACCGACTTCATCAAGCAGGGCCTGGAAGGGCTCAAGGCGAAGGCGGGGGGCAAGTGA
- a CDS encoding vWA domain-containing protein, giving the protein MSGAGGTIEALTRNWGVDYPLVLALAVLAVLPLLAGVFARRGLPALELVPADPLSRAVALVLRLAGAVAVLALVLGLAGLHRREQGIEREGTGAHLVLLLDRSSSMDNSFADRAPTGDQESKSAAARRLLAEFVGRRPHDRMAVAAFSTSPMPVLPLTDHHEVVEAAIDAIDRPGLAFTDVGRGLALAFSTFAGDTDETSRAVLLVSDGAALVDRRVQEALRDAATRTPVHLYWLFLRSRGAKSIFEVPPPGEDTPQANPERHLHLFLQTLGVPYRAFEATSPQAVADAIAEIDRQETRPIRYVERIPRRDFARPAFAVAGAALALLMAAKLAERRLSPAGHAPAGHGANRAGETATPPAQRRAA; this is encoded by the coding sequence ATGAGCGGGGCCGGCGGCACGATCGAGGCGCTGACGCGCAACTGGGGCGTCGATTACCCGCTCGTGCTGGCGCTCGCCGTCCTCGCCGTGCTGCCGCTGCTTGCCGGCGTGTTCGCCCGCCGGGGCCTGCCCGCGCTCGAGTTGGTGCCAGCCGACCCGCTTTCGCGCGCGGTCGCCCTTGTCCTGCGTCTGGCCGGGGCGGTCGCCGTGCTCGCCCTCGTGCTCGGCCTCGCCGGGCTGCACCGGCGCGAGCAGGGCATCGAGCGCGAGGGCACGGGCGCCCATCTGGTGCTGCTGCTCGACCGCTCGTCGAGCATGGACAACAGCTTCGCCGACCGCGCCCCGACCGGCGACCAGGAATCCAAATCCGCTGCCGCCAGGCGCCTGCTGGCGGAGTTCGTCGGGCGGCGCCCGCATGACCGCATGGCGGTGGCCGCCTTCTCGACCTCGCCCATGCCGGTGCTGCCGCTGACCGACCATCACGAGGTGGTCGAGGCCGCCATCGACGCCATCGACCGGCCGGGCCTCGCCTTCACCGATGTCGGGCGCGGCCTCGCGCTGGCCTTCTCCACTTTCGCCGGCGACACCGATGAGACCTCCCGCGCGGTGCTGCTGGTGTCGGACGGCGCCGCGCTGGTCGACCGGCGGGTGCAGGAAGCCCTGCGCGACGCGGCGACCCGCACGCCGGTGCATCTCTACTGGCTGTTCCTGCGCTCGCGCGGCGCGAAAAGCATCTTCGAGGTGCCCCCGCCGGGCGAGGACACGCCGCAGGCCAACCCCGAACGCCACCTGCATCTGTTCCTGCAGACGCTCGGCGTGCCCTATCGCGCCTTCGAGGCGACGAGCCCGCAGGCGGTGGCCGATGCCATCGCCGAGATCGACCGGCAGGAGACGCGGCCGATCCGCTATGTCGAGCGCATCCCGCGCCGCGACTTCGCCCGCCCCGCCTTCGCGGTGGCCGGCGCCGCGCTGGCGCTGCTGATGGCGGCCAAGCTCGCCGAACGGCGGCTGTCGCCCGCCGGGCACGCGCCGGCCGGGCATGGCGCCAACCGTGCCGGCGAAACCGCGACCCCGCCGGCGCAACGGAGGGCGGCATGA
- a CDS encoding transporter substrate-binding domain-containing protein: protein MTGLDRSEANAGAGSGTWRIGVLFSRKGHMQMPETEHFRGTALAIEEINLAGGVRGRAIEPVCYDPESSPELYRRYAERLLTEDGISTIFGCCASSSRKAILATVERRNALLWYPSLYEGFEYSPNVIYTGAAPNQNSLQLARYLFAGYGRRFYLVGSDYIYPRESNRIMRDVVGREGGEVVAEAYVPVTPHEDQIRRVVEDIRRKAPDVVFSTVVGTGGQAFYRIFREAGLDPHTMPVASLTTAEGEVAAIGPELCVGHITAAPYFSTVDTPANRRFVAAYRARFGRDAPVTMYAEAAYFQIHLFADALRRAGSLDTQRLVDAALGTEYDAPQGRIRIDPDNNHTYLHPRIGVVNEHGTFDVVWESKAPVKPDPYLVDHVYDHA from the coding sequence GTGACGGGTCTCGACAGGAGCGAAGCCAATGCGGGTGCCGGGTCAGGCACCTGGCGGATCGGCGTGCTGTTCTCCCGCAAGGGGCACATGCAGATGCCCGAGACCGAGCATTTCCGCGGCACGGCGCTCGCCATCGAGGAGATCAACCTCGCCGGCGGCGTGCGGGGCCGGGCCATCGAGCCGGTCTGCTACGATCCCGAATCGAGCCCCGAGCTCTACCGGCGCTATGCCGAGCGCCTGCTCACCGAAGACGGCATCAGCACCATCTTCGGCTGCTGCGCCTCCTCCAGCCGCAAGGCGATCCTGGCCACGGTCGAGCGGCGCAACGCGCTGCTCTGGTACCCGTCCCTCTATGAGGGCTTCGAGTACTCGCCCAACGTGATCTACACCGGGGCGGCGCCGAACCAGAACAGCCTGCAGCTCGCGCGCTATCTCTTCGCCGGCTATGGACGGCGCTTCTATCTCGTCGGCTCCGACTACATCTACCCCCGCGAATCCAACCGCATCATGCGCGACGTGGTGGGACGCGAGGGCGGCGAGGTGGTGGCCGAGGCCTATGTGCCGGTCACCCCGCACGAGGACCAGATCCGCCGCGTGGTCGAGGACATACGCCGGAAGGCGCCGGACGTGGTGTTCTCCACCGTGGTCGGCACCGGCGGCCAGGCCTTCTACCGCATCTTCCGCGAGGCCGGGCTCGACCCGCACACCATGCCGGTGGCGAGCCTCACCACCGCTGAGGGCGAGGTGGCGGCCATCGGCCCAGAACTGTGCGTCGGCCACATCACCGCCGCCCCCTATTTCTCCACCGTCGACACGCCGGCCAACCGCCGCTTCGTGGCCGCCTACCGCGCCCGCTTCGGCCGCGACGCGCCGGTGACGATGTATGCCGAGGCGGCCTATTTCCAGATCCACCTCTTCGCCGATGCGCTGCGGCGCGCCGGCTCGCTCGACACCCAGCGCCTCGTCGACGCCGCCCTCGGCACCGAATACGACGCGCCGCAGGGGCGCATCCGCATCGACCCGGACAACAACCACACCTATCTGCACCCGCGCATCGGCGTGGTGAACGAGCACGGCACCTTCGACGTGGTGTGGGAGTCGAAGGCGCCGGTGAAGCCCGACCCCTATCTCGTCGACCATGTGTACGACCATGCGTAG
- a CDS encoding nitrilase family protein: MEPRFGDTSANVAHTLDLISRAADDGARLVVLPELANTGYVFETREEAFALAETIPDGPTCLAWAKIAAERGLIIVAGITEREGNALYNSAVVIGPQGHVGTYRKMHLWGNENLFFEPGNNGFPVFQTSIGRIGVAICYDGWFPEVYRLQALQGADIVCVPTNWVPIPGQAKGREAMANILAMAAAHSNSLYIACADRIGTERGQPFEGQSLIVGHTGWPAAGPASRDSEEIVSAEIDLGAARRDRNWNAFNQVLRDRRTDVYAEMLGSDITRGWY, from the coding sequence ATGGAGCCGCGCTTCGGCGACACCTCGGCCAATGTCGCCCACACGCTCGACCTGATCTCCCGCGCGGCGGACGACGGCGCCAGGCTGGTCGTGCTGCCCGAGCTCGCCAACACCGGCTACGTCTTCGAGACCCGCGAGGAAGCCTTCGCGCTGGCCGAGACCATTCCCGACGGCCCGACCTGCCTCGCCTGGGCGAAGATCGCCGCCGAGCGCGGCCTCATCATCGTCGCCGGCATCACCGAGCGCGAGGGCAACGCGCTCTACAACAGCGCCGTGGTCATCGGCCCGCAGGGGCATGTCGGCACCTATCGCAAGATGCATCTGTGGGGGAACGAGAACCTGTTCTTCGAGCCGGGCAATAACGGCTTCCCGGTGTTCCAGACCTCCATCGGGCGCATCGGCGTCGCCATCTGCTACGACGGCTGGTTCCCGGAAGTGTACCGGCTGCAGGCGCTGCAGGGCGCCGACATCGTGTGCGTGCCGACCAACTGGGTGCCGATCCCCGGTCAGGCGAAGGGGCGCGAGGCGATGGCCAACATCCTCGCCATGGCCGCCGCCCACTCGAACTCACTCTACATCGCCTGCGCCGACCGCATCGGCACCGAGCGCGGCCAGCCCTTCGAGGGCCAGAGCCTGATCGTCGGCCACACCGGCTGGCCCGCCGCCGGCCCCGCCAGCCGCGACAGCGAGGAAATCGTCTCCGCCGAAATCGACCTCGGCGCCGCGCGGCGCGACCGCAACTGGAACGCCTTCAACCAGGTGCTGCGCGACCGCCGCACCGACGTCTACGCCGAGATGCTCGGCTCCGACATCACCCGCGGCTGGTACTGA
- a CDS encoding DUF58 domain-containing protein, with amino-acid sequence MKDTLNDTVTDARGGAARGAGGNAGAEWQPIAYRLRWRPEGILPGAHPGHGEGAEGQFRRHVPLLRQPDPRRIDLRVSLRDPFGELHVRQFAPRRTVPVAALVDLSGSMRFGGAVAGRVADLCALVALSAVRAGDSFALFGADARLREEVTLPLARRRGLEEEVRERLLTARPGGTGTEGLMDAAARLPGRRGLVFLISDFLMPPVALERLLDALWRHDVVPVILRDGGVEERLPRWGLIELGDLETGRARLVVMRPGLRARWIEAAAARRRALAALFARRGLRPVELGDALDADALAQRLMEG; translated from the coding sequence ATGAAAGACACCCTGAACGACACCGTGACGGACGCCCGGGGTGGCGCCGCGCGGGGCGCGGGCGGGAATGCGGGCGCCGAGTGGCAGCCGATTGCCTACCGGCTGCGCTGGCGGCCGGAGGGCATCCTCCCCGGCGCCCATCCGGGCCATGGCGAGGGCGCCGAGGGCCAGTTCCGCCGCCATGTGCCGCTGCTCCGCCAGCCGGACCCGCGCCGCATCGACCTGCGCGTCTCGCTGCGCGACCCGTTCGGCGAGCTGCATGTGCGCCAGTTCGCGCCGCGCCGGACCGTGCCGGTGGCGGCGCTGGTCGACCTGTCCGGCTCCATGCGCTTCGGCGGCGCCGTCGCCGGACGGGTGGCGGATCTGTGCGCGCTGGTGGCGCTTTCCGCCGTGCGCGCGGGCGACAGCTTCGCCCTGTTCGGCGCCGACGCCCGGCTGCGCGAGGAGGTGACGCTTCCCCTCGCCCGCCGGCGCGGGCTGGAGGAGGAGGTGCGCGAGCGCCTGCTCACCGCCCGCCCCGGCGGCACTGGCACCGAAGGGCTGATGGACGCCGCCGCACGCCTGCCGGGACGTCGCGGCCTGGTCTTCCTGATCTCCGATTTCCTGATGCCGCCCGTGGCGCTCGAACGGCTGCTCGACGCGCTGTGGCGGCACGATGTCGTGCCCGTAATCCTGCGCGACGGCGGGGTGGAGGAGCGCCTGCCGCGCTGGGGGCTGATCGAGCTCGGCGACCTCGAAACCGGCCGCGCCCGCCTCGTCGTCATGCGCCCCGGCCTGCGCGCGCGCTGGATCGAGGCCGCCGCCGCCCGTCGGCGCGCGCTCGCCGCCCTGTTCGCCCGGCGCGGCCTGCGCCCCGTCGAGCTCGGCGACGCGCTCGACGCCGATGCGCTGGCGCAGCGGCTGATGGAGGGGTGA
- a CDS encoding MoxR family ATPase: MHLARETDLALSDWRAQALRFEREIGKVVLGQERVIRLLTIATFARGHVLLEGDVGVGKTTLLRAMARAIGGAFERIEGTIDLMPADLIYHAHLGEDGRPRIDPGPLLRQGEELAIFFFNEINRARPQVHSLLLRLMAERSVSAFNREYRFPHVQVFADRNRVEREETFELPAAARDRFLMEVQVAMPAQDEARRSLVFDPRFHDVDALLMEVEPGVLDPQALGTVARAIQIGVRTSPTLEAYTLALWAGVREPASLGIDIDGVDTARLVQGGASPRGVSYLVRAARVRAWLDGRDMVVPEDLRAVFPEVMAHRIFIDPIYELRRERIVSALIAGVFEKVQAP, from the coding sequence ATGCATCTCGCGCGCGAAACCGACCTCGCCCTTTCGGACTGGCGGGCCCAGGCACTGCGCTTCGAGCGCGAGATCGGCAAGGTGGTGCTGGGCCAGGAGCGCGTCATCCGCCTGCTGACCATCGCCACCTTCGCGCGCGGCCATGTGCTGCTCGAAGGCGATGTCGGCGTCGGCAAGACCACGCTGCTGCGCGCCATGGCCCGCGCCATCGGCGGCGCCTTCGAGCGGATCGAGGGCACCATCGACCTGATGCCCGCCGACCTCATCTACCACGCCCATCTCGGCGAGGACGGGCGCCCGCGCATCGACCCCGGCCCGCTGCTGCGGCAGGGCGAGGAACTCGCCATCTTCTTCTTCAACGAGATCAACCGCGCCCGCCCACAGGTGCACTCGCTGCTTCTGCGGCTCATGGCCGAGCGGTCGGTGTCGGCCTTCAACCGCGAATACCGCTTCCCCCATGTGCAGGTCTTCGCCGACCGCAACCGGGTCGAGCGCGAGGAGACCTTCGAACTGCCCGCCGCCGCGCGCGACCGCTTCCTCATGGAGGTGCAGGTCGCCATGCCGGCGCAGGACGAGGCGCGGCGCTCCCTCGTCTTCGATCCGCGCTTCCACGATGTCGACGCGTTGCTGATGGAGGTCGAGCCCGGAGTGCTCGACCCGCAGGCGCTCGGCACGGTGGCGCGGGCGATCCAGATCGGCGTGCGCACCAGCCCGACGCTGGAAGCCTACACGCTGGCCCTGTGGGCGGGCGTGCGCGAGCCGGCCTCGCTCGGCATCGACATTGACGGCGTGGACACCGCCCGGCTGGTGCAGGGCGGCGCCAGCCCGCGCGGCGTGAGCTATCTCGTGCGGGCGGCGCGGGTGCGGGCCTGGCTCGACGGACGCGACATGGTGGTGCCGGAGGACCTGCGCGCCGTGTTCCCCGAGGTGATGGCGCACCGCATCTTCATCGACCCGATCTACGAGCTGCGCCGCGAGCGCATCGTCTCCGCCCTTATTGCGGGGGTGTTCGAGAAGGTGCAGGCGCCATGA
- a CDS encoding nonribosomal peptide synthetase MxaA: MRGLARLVLLLALLTSPAHAQLRGIDLYAPRPFGYVIGDVVTLTAEIALDAPFVLDPASLPAPRALDYWLDLRGVTLTDEGVADGVRRYTLDLVYQTFYAPLEPRRMSLPGLTLTAVAEGRRVPVEVPPWSFLMSPLREIVATGAGPAMALRPDIAPAPIPTGTTLRRLLAALAVALLAFLVLAWQMGWGPFGRRAARPFARAARAVPTSLGTTADPSPAAYGGALRALHRAFDATAGKGVFAEDLPDFFRAYPAFHAAEAEVRRLFNASRRAFFGGDMDGARRELPPEALVALSRRLRAVERGSA, from the coding sequence ATGCGGGGGCTCGCGCGCCTTGTCCTGCTGCTCGCCCTGCTGACCTCGCCGGCGCACGCGCAGCTGCGCGGCATCGATCTCTACGCCCCGCGCCCCTTCGGCTATGTCATTGGCGATGTCGTCACCCTGACCGCCGAGATCGCGCTCGACGCGCCCTTCGTCCTCGATCCCGCCTCGCTGCCGGCCCCGCGCGCGCTCGACTACTGGCTCGACCTGCGCGGGGTGACGCTCACCGACGAGGGGGTAGCGGACGGCGTGCGCCGCTACACGCTCGATCTCGTCTACCAGACCTTCTACGCGCCGCTGGAGCCGCGCCGGATGAGCCTTCCCGGCCTCACGCTGACGGCGGTCGCCGAGGGGCGCCGGGTGCCGGTGGAGGTGCCGCCCTGGTCGTTCCTGATGTCGCCGCTGCGCGAGATCGTCGCCACCGGCGCGGGGCCGGCAATGGCGCTGCGCCCCGATATTGCGCCGGCCCCGATCCCGACCGGGACGACGCTGCGCCGTCTGCTCGCCGCTCTGGCCGTCGCGCTCCTCGCCTTTCTCGTGCTCGCCTGGCAGATGGGCTGGGGACCGTTCGGGCGACGCGCGGCGCGCCCCTTCGCCCGGGCCGCGCGGGCGGTACCTACCAGTCTCGGCACGACGGCCGATCCGTCGCCAGCCGCCTATGGCGGCGCGCTGCGCGCCCTGCACCGCGCCTTCGACGCCACGGCGGGCAAGGGTGTCTTCGCCGAGGACCTGCCCGACTTCTTCCGGGCGTACCCGGCCTTCCACGCGGCCGAGGCGGAGGTGAGACGGCTCTTCAACGCCTCCCGCCGCGCCTTCTTCGGCGGCGACATGGACGGCGCCCGGCGCGAATTGCCGCCGGAGGCGCTGGTCGCGCTTTCCCGGCGCCTGCGGGCGGTCGAGCGGGGGAGCGCATGA